The DNA region aattgacaaaatatgtaaatgttgagggctaaatttgacATCATACCTTTAATACTAACTTCAATTctaattagaggtgttcatggccGTTGATCTTGGCCCGGTTCGATAAGATTCATTgttcaataatttaaaaaaatatatacaaaaatatttttgttatataattaatataaatatatatacatatatatatatatatataaacacctatacttcaattgagatatatatatacacatggaGTGACCCGTGGGTTTAGGATGATGGGGCgtgatatttattttgaaaagttaaaaattaaaaattctcatACTTTTTcgattgaaaattttctatttttattaacaTAGTTAatatatttcatcaaaatttattaatttaatatatttattttctatctcataacttaatcaaataaattttaatgagAAATACTGATGAATTTAATGATTCTGTTAGAAGATTTCAAAATATAACTTTCAAGTATATAAGAACTAcaatcttaaaatttatcaatgtaCAAGGACTGAAGACGAATTTAACCAATTTTCTCCGCGGGAACTCAACTAAAATAGCTTTTAAAACTGAAAGGAGAGATGGTCCATGACTAGTTATATATTCTGCCATTAATTACACAAAGAAAAAAGGTGTAAAATTCTGAGTGCCGATTTCAAAGGtgaagaaagaaacaaaatactCCTTATTCTCTTTCACGTCACCATCTTTAATTATACACCCACTTGTCCCTCTCAAGGTACGTACGTACGGTCATTCTCTCTAGCCCCTTTGTCATTTGTCAAACTATTTATTTTCTCTGATTTCGTTAcgcatttttcttttcttctgtttTGAAAGTTTTTGATTCTTTATCAAGAAAGTCGTAAAAGAATACCCGACATTTTAGTACTTTTTAGGGTTCTTTTGGTAGTTATCTTCAGGCTttaattatatattgttttaGTTGTTGAGAAACCAAAGGAAATTAATGAACTACTTAGAAAACTTTATGTTTTGCTTTTGACTTTCAATACATAATGAAGTGAAAAATGTTCCTCAAGGGTGTCCTAAAGTCGCATTTGGTAGTTGTTCCAGATATTCAACGTgttgaaacaacaacaaaaagaaagTTGTTTCATGGTGTTGGGGTTTATGGCGTGACTCCAACAACTGCTCTTTATGAATAAGTTTTCTTGGAGCTATACAGAAAATAGGACAAAAGTACATTGCATTCATTTTGGTGGGCAAGAAAATGATGGGAAAAGCAGAGAATTTGTTAGATTTGTAATCTAGTCAACTGTGGTCTATCATATTCCTGATAGTTTTTAACTCTGTGCTGAGCTTACCAGTTGAAGTTTGGAATGTTGCAAAAGTGGGGGCTATGTATGAACTAGGACTAGGACTTGGACTGGATGAGTTGGAGCACGCGTAAAACCCTGCAGTTCCAGTTCCTATGTATGAACATTTTGAGGGAATTGCATTAGACCAGAACAAGCCACAGATAGAGAAACGAAACAATATGCAAAGCCGGAGAAAGATAATCAGTGACTTGAAAATGAAGGATGCCAAACCTGATTCATCAAATGGACTCGTCATTGGGACATTCAATGATCCGGAGCACGCGAAAAACCCGGCAGTTCCTATGTATGAACATGCTGAGGGAGATGCATGGGAACAGAACCAGTCACGGATAGAGAAACAAAACAATGACCGAAGCTCGGGAGAGACGATCAGTGACATCAAAATGAAGAATGTCAAACTTGATTCATCAACAAGACTAAAGATTAAACTTCGGAACTTCAAAGAGGAGGAGCGTGCGAAAAATCCTCTAGTTCCTATGTATGAACCTGCCGAGGGAAAGACTATCAGTGACTTAAAAATGAAGGATGTCAAACCTGATTCATCAAGTGGACAAACAATTAGACTTGTAACCAAGAATTTCGAAGAGTCTGAGCATGGGAAAAATAGTCTGGTTCGTAAGAAAAAAGGCCATTGCTCCAGAGATGTTACTATGCAAAAACTCGCTGAGGGAGATGCAGAAGACAATGGTCAAGACTTGATAATGAAAATGAGTGAATTCAAAATGAATGATGTCAAATCTGAGCATGGGAAAAATCGTGGAGTTCGTACAGAAAGACATACTACTCAGGTGAACTTCGCAAAACTAGAAACTAATACTTTGAGAAGATATATAAGGTACTTCAAAATCAAGGGAATCCGGCCTGGTTCATCAAGGGTAAAAATTATCAATGCTGTGCAGCAGCACTTTGCCTCAATACCACCACTCGATGAGCAACAAGTGATGACTAATTTCATCGATGCAGTGAGGAAAAATAAGGGTAAAACCTAAAGATTTAGGGGGTTTTGGATCAGACAGACAGAGGTGTTATATAGCTAATGTAGAGCTAGATTTTGACACCATTTTCTTAGTACACAGAAGCAATATTTTTTCGATCATTCTCTTAGTTCCGATTTCAGTCATACCAAAAACTATAATGGTCAATGAAGATGTATTCATGTCACATTCAAGGAAGGGTGGAAAATATCCATTCTCTGCCTAAAGCTGaaatataaaactataaataAGGGGCATTCCCCACCCCCACCCCCCCGCTTAAAACTATAGTTTACAATTTCTGAACATGTAAAATATCATTCCCATATATCCTTTGCTTACTTGACACTAACTCCATGCTGCAATTTGCTAGCAGAGGCAACCGCACCAGTAATCAAATTCGGTCAACTCCttcgaattttatttttcaaggtTTACCTGTAGATTTGAAGGATAAAAACTCTGGATTTTGCACAAAGTACCCACCAAGTTGGTTTTTGTTTTCAAACATTCCATGTGTGGAATCCCCCAAGTTCATCAGCTACTTGGTGCAACATTAAATCAAGTATTTGCTCCTCAAGCTTCACACAGATTTCTTCAAAGTCTTCAAACGTGAAAAGTTTCTTCGTTATCTAATTTGAGAATTTTATATCTTCATCTGTCATTTTGCTAGGTCTATCCACCAACTCCATGAAATACGCAGTCTCCTCGTTTTTCGTCGACTCAAAATCATTGACATAGAGGACAGAAACTGGGCTTAAACTTGAACTTGAGCCCTCCGAGTTACTGTCAGTATACTCAACTTTCCTAACTGcagattgattttttttcttcgtCTTAACAGATACTTCCTCCAATGGAGTTTTTGCCTTTGAATTTACACCAATGCAGCCACTGGACTTCAAAGATTGTTTACTAGAAACTCTCCTTGGCTCGTTTTTAAGCTTAGATATCTTCTTGTTTTTCTTCTTGGAACATACTTTCTCTCTTACATTCACATTTTGCTTAACATTCTTACCACTTGATCCATTTACTCTTTGGGATTTCCATTTCCTTGGCTCAGACATTGTTTCTTGATTGTGCTGCAACAGCTGCGGACTTTGCGGTAGCTCCTGAAACGACGTCGACGTTTTCACTCGACGATGAGTGGCTTTTGTTAAATCAAAATCCAGCATATAATCCATGAAATTGGCTGACTTGCTCCGAGGAACTGAACTTGGAGTTTTGCCTCTACAAACCCAGTTGTTGTCTGGCAATGTGTCCAGCCCCATTAGCCTAGCCACTATCCCAGGACCACTTTCAGATGCTTGGACTTGAGCCTTAGCCATGATATCAACGGCGTTTAACTCTATAATGGGGACTGATGGATGTGTTTCAGGAGTCCCCGAACAAAAAAGCCGGCGGAAAACGGCGGAGAAACACCCAGAACTTGAACTTTTTGTGTTCCTCATGGCTTACCAGCACCAAAAAAATAATGAATAGCTGAAATGTAGTGAAGTTAGTGAGAATCACAAATTTGCTTCCGTGATTGTGAGATGATGATTATGATAATGATGAATAATGGCTCAAAATATAGTCAGCAAAAACAAGGGGGACGACGGGCTTCGATTTTGACTCGTACAAATGAGTTTTTTAAACTTGGATTAATTGCTCCAAACATCCTCAATTTATAGTCTAAGTTTAAAATTGATCCTTTAacttcaaaacattttaattgaattatcaaaatatcaaatATCATATAATAAGATATTTCCATCTAGTTAACCTTCAACTTGAACATTAATACTAGCTCGGATTTAACatttttgatttgatatattaaaaaagaATTGAATGTGTCCTTAAAATTTAAGAGAgagatttcttttttctttcattttatcatatattaaatcTAAATGATCTAATGTGATAGCCATGTCCTTAAAATTTTATCATGTGTTTTAAATATATTCTATGTGAAATTTGGACTAGATTTAACATTTAATTGACAAAGAAGGTAATGGAAGTACAATAATTTGAAACTTGAGGATTAATTTAGAATTTAGAGTATATTTTGGGTATGTCTTGTGGTATTAACCCTAAATAGTTTTGTAATTTGATTCATATGCCAGGTAGAAAGGTCGGTCTATAATCTGTACACCCAAAGACTAAAGCTAGGTTTGGTCGTCGGGTTCACATTAGAAAACGAGAAAAGCACTAGACCTACGCGCAATTAAGTGGCGTACAGAATGTAGAAGCATTAAGACGAAGAGGATCAGCCGTGCTTTGACTACGCGCCATGATTGGAGAGTAAGAGGAATAAATAAATAGGGTAAGCAGTGTTTGGGCAGCCGAAGTTGTGGACTTTTGATTTTGGAGCAGAG from Gossypium hirsutum isolate 1008001.06 chromosome A04, Gossypium_hirsutum_v2.1, whole genome shotgun sequence includes:
- the LOC107948940 gene encoding uncharacterized protein isoform X2, with the translated sequence MELVSSSYIGTRGFFARSSSLKFRSLIFSLVDESSLTFFILMSLIVSPELRSLFCFSIRDWFCSHASPSACSYIGTAGFFACSGSLNVPMTSPFDESGTGTAGFYACSNSSSPSPSPSSYIAPTFATFQTSTGKLSTELKTIRNMIDHS
- the LOC107948940 gene encoding uncharacterized protein isoform X1 encodes the protein MRNTKSSSSGCFSAVFRRLFCSGTPETHPSVPIIELNAVDIMAKAQVQASESGPGIVARLMGLDTLPDNNWVCRGKTPSSVPRSKSANFMDYMLDFDLTKATHRRVKTSTSFQELPQSPQLLQHNQETMSEPRKWKSQRVNGSSGKNVKQNVNVREKVCSKKKNKKISKLKNEPRRVSSKQSLKSSGCIGVNSKAKTPLEEVSVKTKKKNQSAVRKVEYTDSNSEGSSSSLSPVSVLYVNDFESTKNEETAYFMELVDRPSKMTDEDIKFSN